A stretch of DNA from Spiroplasma endosymbiont of Nebria brevicollis:
AAGATGACGCCACTACAGGATGAAACAATTATTCTTCTTTGAAACATGATTTAACAGCCACAGACTTAAGTAAAGAAGTTACTCTTGATTTAGATTGAACTGATTTATTTAAACAAGTGCACTTAAATGATGAAACAATTAAACAAGGAGAAAACAAACTATTCCACTTTTATAATATTATTGCTAATCTTTATGGAAAAGGTAATATTCTTAAACTATTGCAATACGCAAAAATGGATAATAGTGCAACTGGATTATTTGGTTATATACAACCTGGTTTTGATCAAAAACGCTTAGTTATTCAACAATATATGGGTCTAGGGTCCATATTTGCTGATCAAAAAATTATAATAATGGAGCTGGCGCCACTGATGATCTTATTTCAACTGTTGTTCACGAATATGGTCATGCTGTAAGTAGGTTTCTGAATTTTGATATACTCAGACAAGATTTCAATACTGTATTATTTCCTTTTAAACCTTATAAACTCTATAATAAAGGATTACAAAAAAAATCAATGACTGTACTGATTTCTTGTGTGACTATTTAAACGATGAAGCTCAAGTTGGTAATGATTCAATAAAACGAAAATTTTTTCCATTAATTGTTGTTCGTAGCAATTATGGACGTTCTTTTTGATTAAAGGGTAGTGGTAGAAAAGATGATTTTTTTGCTGAAGCATTTGATCAATGATTAGATACACCTAAGAATGACCGTACTTGAAATTGACAATTATTAAATGATTTTTTCACTAAAAAATTACCCAGTTATTTTTAGTAACCCTAAATTGTAATACCAGTGTCACTCTTTCTATTTTTTTTACACAAACTAATTATAATTCATGAAATTAGTTTAAATTTAGGTGAAATTATATCATACTATATTCCTTATTGTATTAAATCCTCCCCAAATTTAATTACTTGTTAATTTTAATACTCCATATGCTCTCATTCCATTATTATTACTAAATTGTTTTATAGTCATACTTGAATAAAAAATAATAATTTTTTGAAATACTTTTTTATAATGTATAGCATCTAAATCTTTTGAAATTAAAGTAAATTTAAAATTAAATAGTAGATTTTCGTTTTCCCATTTATTTAAAGGCGGAGTATTAGTTAATTTCTGGGACATCTTGTTCAAATCATTTTTTAATTAATTTATTATTAATTTCAGTACCATCAGGAGTTTTTAATCAAGGATCTGTGTCATGAGAAGCATTAACTAATCTTATTGTAGAAAATTGACTTAAATGATTTAATATTTTATTAAATATTTTTTTATCATAATTAGGAGTTTCATATTCTTTAAATCGTTTAATATCTATTTCATTATTTCCACAATCTTTTACAAAATGATAAATTTCTTTATTAACTGGTCCATATGGTCAAGCTTCAAAATTAATATTTACTATTTCTTCTTTTTTTTCTTTTCAATAATAACCATATAAGAAAAATAATATTTTTTGTAATCTTAAATTACTAATATTTTCTTTCATTTCTTTTGGTATATTTTCATTATTTTGTTCTTTATCATAAAATTTTATAATTTCTTTACATAATCCTTTAATTTGTTCCATTTTAATCACATCCAGAATCAATAATTTTAGTAAAATCTATCTACCTTAATAAGCCTAACATACTTTTAAATGGTGTACCAGATATTATAAAAAAGAAATAACATCCAGTATAGGTAAAAAAAATAAATTGAAAAAATTATTCAATCCCCTAATTCTAAACTAGTAGCAAAGCAAAAAATAATAGGATATAATATATTAAAATCTATATCATCGGAGTACTTTATGAAAAGAAAATTTAATTTATTTTTTGCAACTAGTCTATTAATAAGTTCTAGCCTTAGTGCCTTGGCTTTTGTTATTAATCCTAATGAAATTAAAAATCAAACTATTTACCCTACTAGTGGTAACATTGATAATCAAATTGCTGTTAAATATGCTAATGAAACATCAATTGTTGGTAAATCATTGTTAATTGGTCAAAATCAAGATTTTAATACTAATGACCTTTTAAATAATATGTATGGTCAAAACCAAAGCAATGATATTAATAATTTAACAGGTACTAATTCTGGTAATGATTTTATTAAAAATTGAACAACCAATTTAGATGGTAACAGTATTAACACAATCCAACCATTGTTCCAACGTCATGGTAATAACCAAGATAGTATTAATAAAATCACAAAAAATATTAGTAGTTACCAAAAATATGTTACTTATTTACCGATGGTTAAAAGTTATTTAAATAATAGTTTTTTATCGCAAGATAGTACTGTTAATTTAGTAGGTACTGCTTTAAAACTTGTTAAAGGACTAATCCCTGATATTGATAATTATTTATCTTACAGTACTTATTTACCGATGGCAACAAGTGCTGTTAAAGAATTGTTAAGTGACTGAGATCAACCACAGGATTTTAGTGGTGATAATTTATTAGCAAAAATGAAAGATTATATGTCAAAAAATGGTACGTATGCTCAAGCATGACAAAAACTTAATGATTTTGATAATTGACATTATGTTGAAACAAGAGCTGGTGAATGAAACTGAACACAGTTTTATGAATACATAGCTGGTGTTAATTTTAATTATATTTTTAAATTAATTTCAGGAAAATATATTGGTGATATGATAGCTGATAATATTACAACTACACTTGGTGTACCATCAGGTTTTAATAGTGATGGTTTTCTTAAGACATTTACTGATGCTATTAGTAAAATCGTTACTACACCTGCTGCATTACCATATTTAATTAAAACAATAGTTCCGGTTCTAAAAGAAAAAGTATTAAAAATGGAAAATCCTACTTTAGGCATTAATAGTGTTACTTGAAATGATGGTAATGCTAATAAAGCTGTTGCTATAAAAACAGTATTACTTGAATTACAACATTTATTATCACCAGCAGGTCACGATGAGTTAATCTCATTAATATCTGATTTATTAGGTGGACCATTTGGTGAGGATATTGTGATTAAACCTACAGGTTGACCAGTAACTTCTTATTGAACTTTACCTGAAATTTTTTCTAAATTTTCATTTATTATTAGTATTCATGACATTGCAACTAAAATTGCTGATAGTTTATCTTCTATTTTAAAATCAATTCCCATTGATGATTATATTAATAAAATTCTTGATTTTACTAATAAATATTTAACAACTAACCCTGTCATTGATTTGCAAGATTTATCTAAATATTTAGATTTAACAGTTGGTAAAACAGAATTTACTTCTGCCCTTATTGATATAGAAGATATCATTGATAATCCCAGTAGTAGTACTCATAGTATAAAAGAAGTGTTAGCAATATTGGGTGTCCAGTTTAATGGTGAAACTACTTTTAAAGTTGGTAGTGTTTTTGATAGTTTAAGCGCATGACTTAATACACCAAACAGTAGTATTAATCAATTACTAGGGATTATCCAAGGTGATAAAGACCATCCAGGAATTATTGATAATGTGATTACAGAACAAGAAACATTATATCAAGATAAATATACTAAATATTTTGATATGAGTAATACTACTTATTTTATTGTTAGTGATGTGAAAATGAATAAATATGAAGATGATGATGGAATAACTAGTGCTGTATTAAGTTATCAATTGTTAAACAAATTAAATGGTAATTGTTATCAAATTTCTTTTACTAATAATGACTTTATTAATACTAAAGATTTTAAATTAACTTTATTTCATCAAATTGAAAAATGTTAAAAAATATAGTTTTATCGTATTGTATTTTACTATTATTAGTTTTATAATCAATCTAAACACATAATAAAATATTTGCTTAATTTATTTTTTAAGCCTGTTTGGTAAACTATACTAAATAGGTTTTTTGTGTTTAAAGTTAACTTAATTAAAAGAGAAAGAAGATAATAAAAATGCCATGTTTTACTAATAATCAACCACCATTAACAAGTAATTCTATTAATAATAATGATGATGAGCTTCAACCATTATTAATTTCTCAGAATCCACCAAATTGAAAACCAAATTTATATGAAACTATGGCAGTGCTGCATTAGCATTTGTCGGAGCATGCGGTGCTGGTGCAACTACTATTCTTTTACATAATAATCGTAAAGTATCACAGACATGAAATTTAATAAATGCCCTTTGTCGAGGTATATTTGGTCCAATTTTTGAATTGTCTAAACCATCATTTCTTCATAAAGTATTATCAGAAATTTGAAAAATAGTATGCAACGGTTCATATGTTATTACAACATTAGATGTTAATAAGTTACACACTATATTCAGCGATAATTCTAATTATGATATAGATGAGTTTCCAAACTTAGCAGCTTTAATAATCTTTGTATCTTCTGCTGTAGCAGGAATTTTAAGTGGTGTTGTTGGTCTTACTAAGGTATTATGTACAACTGATGGTTCAACAGCAAATAAAGGTTTAGAAAATATTCAAAAACCATTGGATTCTGTTTGTCCTGCTGCTGTTGGTGGTGCTGGACTTTTATTTGATATACCAGGTCTTTGCTTCACCTGTACTAGCTCCAAGTACGTGTATGGTTGATGGTGCTGTAGGAGTAATTAATTTTGTTTTAAATCAAATTGGTAAAAAAGAAACATTTTCTAAATTTGATTTAGAAGAAATAAATGGTGGTACTAACCCTGATAATTTATCACAACAGGTTACTACTCCACACTTAAAAATGTAAAATAGTACTAAAATCTCCATCCTTTCATTTCTTTAAGTAGTAAGTATCTTATGATACTTACTACTTTTTACTATACCTATTTACTATCATAATCTTCCCTTTTATCCTTATTTATTGCAATTATTTCATAAAGATGAGATAATATGGGTAATAGTGGGAAAGTGTGGGTGATGTTAATGCTACTAGGCCAAGCCATATCAACTATTGATGAAAAAAAACGGATGATAATTCCAGCCAAATTTAGGGGTTACTTTCATGAAAATGAAACAGTTGTTGTTTCCAAAGGTTTCGAAGGATGTCTCGTTATTCGAAACGAACCTGAATTCATTAAATGACAAAACAAAATCCTAAATCAATCAGAAGGACAGAAAGAAGCACGAATTCTAGCGCGACAAGTATTTGCCAACTCAGAAGAACTAAAACTAGATGGTAAAGGTCGCATTAATATTCCCCACTCATTATTGGTATTAGCTGATATTAAACAAAAAGTAATTATGATTGGACTGTCCAACAAAATTGAAATTTGATCAGAAACTAACTGAAATCGCTTTAACCAAGATACCAACGATAAATTTGAGTTAGCAGCAGCTACTCTAGATGAGATTTAACGATATGAATAATACCAATCTACTAGCACATGTTTCTGTTATGTTAACAGAAGCGATCGATTTCTTAAATATTAAACCTGACGGGATTTATGTTGACTGTACCTTAGGCCGTGCTGGCCATAGTAAAGCTATCTTAAATAAACTTACCTCTGGTAAACTATATGCCTTTGATCAAGATGAACAAGCCATTGCCAAAAGTAATGACATCCTACAATCCTTCTCTGGTAAGTATGAAATCATTAAAAGCAACTTTGTTCATCTTCAAGCAGAATTGTTACAAAGAGCCATTACTAAAGTTGATGGAATCTTATATGACTTAGGTATCTCATCACCACAAGTTTACGAAGACGTTAGAGGTTTTAGTTATATGAAAGATGCTAAACTTGATATGAGAATGGATCAATCACAAACACTAAGTGCTTGAGACATTGTTAACAACTATGACCATCAACAACTAGCAATGATTATTAGAAATTATGGCGATGAGCCATTTGCTAGTAAGATTGCTAACAATATCATTAAAGCAAGAATCTTGCAACCGATTAATACTACTTTCGAGTTAGTAGCAATTATTAAAAAAACATTACCAACCAAAGTATTAAATAAACAACATCATCCCGCTAAAAAAACCTTTCAGGCCTTACGGATTGCCGTTAATAACGAATTAGATAGTTTACAAGATTCGTTAAATCAAGCTTTAACTTTATTAAACCCCCAAGGCAGGATAGTGGTTATTAGTTTTCATTCTTTAGAAGATAGAATTGTAAAACAAACATTCAACAGGGTATTAACTGACCCCCTAGCACAACTCTATGCCAAGTTACCAATTGCTAGTAAGTGAACTACCAAATATCAGTTAATTACAAAACGAGCTTTAGTACCAACTACCAAAGAAATTAATTTAAACCCACGAGCACGCAGTGCTAAGTTACGAGTTATTGCTTTCCTTTAACTCTTAAAATTGTTTGGAGGTGAACTTATGAATTACCAAGAACTATATGTTGTTTGTCAAATTGAAGATTTCAGTTTAAAATTAATGGTTAACAATTATGTTAATAATCAAATTCAAGTTCTATACAAAGAAAGAATAGAGAATGAACAGTTTGCTGAAAATGGTGTTATCATCAATACTATTACCACAGGTAATAGCTTACGCAATATGATTGATAAAATTAATAAAACTTTAAATATCAATGTTCAAAGAATTGTTCTAAGTTTACCATCAAACAATTTAAAAATTTACCAATCACAAGCTATGATGGATTTTAAAGATGACAACCACATTATTACTAATGCTGATTGTAGTAAAGTGATTGACATGGCCAAAAATATTATTATCGATAGTAGTGAGGTTGTATGTTTGACTAAACCTTACAGTTTTAAGTTTAATAATGAAAAGAGCAGTGAACAATTACCGATTGGATTAAAAGGACAAGTGTTGAATGTTGATGCGTTAGTTTATTCATTGCCTAAAACTTTATATTCTTCACAATTAGAAGTATTAAAAAATGCCCAAGTTGATCTATTAACAGTTACACTAGATCAGTTTGCTTTAGCATGTAACATTAATAATAATAATAATATTGTATTAATTGATTGAAACTTAAATAGTACTAAGATTAGCGTGTTTAACAATTCTGTTTTATATGCTACTACTAAAATTAAAATTGGTTGAAATCAAATTATTCAAGCATTAATGAAACAAATGAGTTGTGATTACGATAAAGCTAAAAAATATTTACAAAAAATCATTAACATTAATAGTAATTATTTGTGTGATATTGTGGTTGATAAATATCTTAACGAACATAATCAAGAAATTTGTTTAACTAAATCTGATTTACAAACGACAGTGCAAAACCAAATTAATGAAATTATTACTTGTATTGAATACTTCCTAGACGAAGTAAGTAATAACAATAGTAGTGAAATGGAAGTTATTTGCACAGGTATTACTGTGGGATTAGCTGGTTTTGCTAACTATTTCAAAAACCATAGTAAACTATCAATTATTAAATATATGTTAAACCAAAATCTTGGTGCCTACAGTTATAATTGAACTAGTTTAATTGGTGTTACCCACTATCAACATTTGGTTAATGTTTTTAATAACAATATGATTTCATCGGTAAATGCTTTATCAATATTACCAAAAACTAATCATCATCGTTTACCACAAAATAATGAAACAAAAAAATATAATTCACCCAATTTCCCAAGTTATCAGTATAATGGTAATAGTAAATAGAATGAATTTTAAGAAAAGTATTAAGGAGTGAGAAAATGGAAAATGACAACACTAGTCAATTTGAACAGTTAGCCGCTATTATTAAAAATGATGTAGATGAAGAAAATAAATTAGCCTCTATTCGTGTAATTGGTGTGGGTGGTGCTGGCAACAATGCTGTAAATCGCATGATTGAAGCGAAAGTGGAAGGTGTTTACTTCTATGTTGCTAATACTGACCAACAAGTTATTAACGCTTCATTAGCAGCAAATAAAATTATCTTAGGAAAAGAATTATCTAAAGGTTTAGGCGCTGGTGCCAACCCTGAAATTGGTAAACAAGCTGCTATTGAAAGTGAAGTTGAAATTAAACGTGCCCTTGGTGGTGCTGATATGGTTTTCATTGCTGCAGGAATGGGTGGTGGAACTGGAACTGGTGCAGCTCCGATTGTGGCAAGAGTTGCTAAAGAATGTGGTGCACTAACGATTGCCATTGTTACTAAACCATTTAAATTTGAAGGACGTAATCGAAACGCTCATGCTGCTGTTGGAATTGAAAACTTAAAAAAACAAGTTGATGCTATTATTATTATTTCTAATGATAAGTTATTACAAGTCATTGGTAATATTCCTGTGAAAGACTCATTTAAAGAAGCGGATAATATTTTACGTCAAGGTGTGCAAACTATTACTGATTTAATTGCTGTTCCAGCATTAATTAATCTGGATTTTGCCGATGTAAGAACCATTATTCAAAATAAAGGTAATGCTTTATTTGGAATTGGGATATCAAAAGGTGAACATAAAGCCAAGCAAGCAGCTACTAAAGCCATTTCATCACCATTACTAGATGATGTTGCCATTAAAGGTGCTAAAAATGCGATTGTTAACGTCACTGGTGGTGCCACAATGACTTTAACTGATGCTAATATTGCTGTGGATTTAGTACGTGATGCTGCTGGTAGCGATGTTAACATTATTTTCGGTGTTGCTGTTAACGAACATTTAAATGATGAAATGATTGTCACTGTGATTGCTACTGGTTTTGACGAAAAATTAACATCAACAACTAATTTTGGTTCAATTTCTAAAATTGATAACCGTGATTTTGTTAACAACACCACTAAAACGCAATACATAAGTAATGAAATACAAGTTCAAACTAAGAAAAAAGAAGAAGAACAACAAGCAATAATTCAAGACGCAATAATGGAAATTGATGATGATTTACCAACATTTTTAAGAAGAAGAAACCGAGGAGGGTAGAATATTATGGGATGAAGAAAAAAATCAGTAGTTAATAATGATACTACTTCTATCAACAAGAATTTTAAAGAAGCAGTTCAAGAATTTGCTCCTAAAAGTTATCAAGAAATTGAACCCATGGCTAATGCTATGATTTTACAAAAACCAATTAAAATTGATTTAACAGATACTGTTGTT
This window harbors:
- a CDS encoding Panacea domain-containing protein; this encodes MEQIKGLCKEIIKFYDKEQNNENIPKEMKENISNLRLQKILFFLYGYYWKEKKEEIVNINFEAWPYGPVNKEIYHFVKDCGNNEIDIKRFKEYETPNYDKKIFNKILNHLSQFSTIRLVNASHDTDPWLKTPDGTEINNKLIKKWFEQDVPEIN
- the mraZ gene encoding division/cell wall cluster transcriptional repressor MraZ; the encoded protein is MGNSGKVWVMLMLLGQAISTIDEKKRMIIPAKFRGYFHENETVVVSKGFEGCLVIRNEPEFIKWQNKILNQSEGQKEARILARQVFANSEELKLDGKGRINIPHSLLVLADIKQKVIMIGLSNKIEIWSETNWNRFNQDTNDKFELAAATLDEI
- the rsmH gene encoding 16S rRNA (cytosine(1402)-N(4))-methyltransferase RsmH, giving the protein MNNTNLLAHVSVMLTEAIDFLNIKPDGIYVDCTLGRAGHSKAILNKLTSGKLYAFDQDEQAIAKSNDILQSFSGKYEIIKSNFVHLQAELLQRAITKVDGILYDLGISSPQVYEDVRGFSYMKDAKLDMRMDQSQTLSAWDIVNNYDHQQLAMIIRNYGDEPFASKIANNIIKARILQPINTTFELVAIIKKTLPTKVLNKQHHPAKKTFQALRIAVNNELDSLQDSLNQALTLLNPQGRIVVISFHSLEDRIVKQTFNRVLTDPLAQLYAKLPIASKWTTKYQLITKRALVPTTKEINLNPRARSAKLRVIAFL
- the ftsZ gene encoding cell division protein FtsZ, coding for MENDNTSQFEQLAAIIKNDVDEENKLASIRVIGVGGAGNNAVNRMIEAKVEGVYFYVANTDQQVINASLAANKIILGKELSKGLGAGANPEIGKQAAIESEVEIKRALGGADMVFIAAGMGGGTGTGAAPIVARVAKECGALTIAIVTKPFKFEGRNRNAHAAVGIENLKKQVDAIIIISNDKLLQVIGNIPVKDSFKEADNILRQGVQTITDLIAVPALINLDFADVRTIIQNKGNALFGIGISKGEHKAKQAATKAISSPLLDDVAIKGAKNAIVNVTGGATMTLTDANIAVDLVRDAAGSDVNIIFGVAVNEHLNDEMIVTVIATGFDEKLTSTTNFGSISKIDNRDFVNNTTKTQYISNEIQVQTKKKEEEQQAIIQDAIMEIDDDLPTFLRRRNRGG
- the sepF gene encoding cell division protein SepF; this translates as MGWRKKSVVNNDTTSINKNFKEAVQEFAPKSYQEIEPMANAMILQKPIKIDLTDTVVSDRRRIIDFLCGICYVVGFTVDKTSTNIYEFKN